Proteins encoded in a region of the Saccharothrix ecbatanensis genome:
- a CDS encoding FAD-dependent oxidoreductase: MKVLIVGAGVGGVAAAAALTAAGHEVAVFERADRLRATGNGVLVWPNGTAILRDLGVSLPELGSRIDEADVLAYDGTPLMRMDLEGAQAKYGAPTIGVLRGHIIERLAQALPAGTIRFGRRCTTIRPSRQGVEITFDDGTSEDGDVLIGADGYRSIVRHRLFGDVARHTGLASWYGLAEVPSGLRSEHVVPTYYDRLRLCTMHPVGKGLVHWAVEVPWPDEDLDRAGRRTAWPDLPQTPDRRARLREWFGHWAPPVAELMANLPDQDVEVYPHVVHRVPRWWGRGPVTLAGDAAHAVPPRVGWGVNQALEDGWMLGRVLSERGEPTALLRRYERERRGRARHVRRLESVARRSNRALMLLHRLPSRVRGEGIVSRTLISNIDSCSNYVHDRAVAR, translated from the coding sequence ATGAAAGTCCTCATTGTCGGAGCGGGGGTCGGCGGCGTCGCCGCAGCGGCGGCCCTGACCGCGGCCGGGCACGAGGTGGCGGTCTTCGAGCGGGCGGACCGGCTGCGTGCCACCGGCAACGGGGTACTGGTCTGGCCCAACGGCACAGCGATCCTGCGGGACTTGGGCGTGTCACTGCCGGAACTGGGCAGCCGCATCGACGAAGCCGATGTCCTGGCCTACGACGGGACGCCGCTGATGCGAATGGACCTCGAGGGCGCGCAGGCCAAGTACGGCGCGCCGACCATCGGTGTGCTGCGCGGGCACATCATCGAGCGGCTCGCGCAGGCGCTCCCCGCGGGCACGATCCGGTTCGGCAGGCGGTGCACCACGATCCGCCCGTCGCGGCAGGGCGTCGAGATCACCTTCGACGACGGCACGTCCGAGGACGGCGACGTGCTGATCGGCGCGGACGGCTACCGGTCGATCGTGCGGCACCGGCTGTTCGGCGATGTCGCGCGACACACCGGGCTCGCGTCCTGGTACGGCTTGGCGGAGGTGCCGTCAGGGCTGCGCTCCGAGCACGTCGTGCCGACCTACTACGACAGGTTGCGGCTGTGCACGATGCACCCGGTCGGCAAGGGACTGGTGCACTGGGCGGTCGAGGTGCCGTGGCCGGATGAGGACCTGGACCGCGCGGGCAGGCGCACCGCGTGGCCGGACCTCCCGCAGACCCCGGACCGCCGGGCGCGGTTGCGCGAGTGGTTCGGCCACTGGGCGCCGCCGGTCGCCGAACTCATGGCGAACCTGCCCGACCAGGACGTGGAGGTGTACCCGCACGTGGTGCACCGCGTGCCGCGCTGGTGGGGTCGGGGTCCGGTGACGCTGGCCGGCGATGCCGCGCACGCCGTGCCGCCCCGCGTCGGGTGGGGTGTGAACCAAGCGCTGGAAGACGGCTGGATGCTCGGCCGAGTGCTCTCCGAGCGGGGTGAGCCCACCGCGCTGCTGCGTCGCTACGAGCGGGAGCGCCGCGGCAGGGCGCGGCACGTGCGGCGGCTCGAGAGCGTGGCGCGGCGCAGCAACCGGGCGCTGATGCTGCTGCACCGCTTGCCCAGTCGCGTGCGCGGCGAGGGGATCGTGTCGCGAACGTTGATCTCCAACATCGACAGTTGCAGCAACTACGTGCACGACCGGGCGGTCGCGCGATGA
- a CDS encoding class I SAM-dependent methyltransferase translates to MTATTPVLVARELTRAAGGPARELPAALDGIGLEDAATVAVAELVARCGVPINTDEASIGVSVAHRGERVDHVLRLVRGGSVRAERSAEQAPCRLVFELADLVVALYGSQPSPPVGTHRFERLDDWFMTNGDPADPFRIIESYMKAMTTVLAAVSTAGRELNALAAKHVADKWGLWHWFTPHYDRHFERLRAEPVRVLEIGIGGYGDPDVGGGSLRVWRDYFPRGHVFGIDYFAKNGLDEERITTIQGSQDDSEFLRALAAEHGPFDIVIDDGSHINGHILTTFRELFPHVRNGGLYVVEDLWTAYAPGYGGQATSSAGEGTSIGLLKSVVDALHYEEWTSPDEGADAPSYAASTVGLHVYRNIAFLEKGVNAEGRIPSFAPRTVDYY, encoded by the coding sequence ATGACGGCGACGACACCCGTGCTCGTGGCGCGGGAACTGACGCGCGCGGCGGGCGGCCCCGCTCGCGAGCTACCCGCGGCCCTCGACGGCATCGGACTGGAGGACGCGGCCACCGTCGCGGTGGCCGAGTTGGTGGCGCGCTGCGGCGTGCCGATCAACACCGACGAGGCGTCCATCGGCGTGTCGGTGGCGCACCGGGGTGAGCGCGTGGACCACGTGCTGCGACTGGTGCGCGGTGGTTCGGTGCGTGCGGAGAGGTCGGCGGAGCAAGCGCCGTGCAGGCTGGTGTTCGAGCTGGCGGACCTGGTGGTGGCGCTGTACGGATCACAGCCCTCACCGCCCGTGGGCACCCACCGGTTCGAGCGGCTGGACGACTGGTTCATGACCAACGGCGACCCGGCCGACCCGTTCCGGATCATCGAGTCGTACATGAAGGCGATGACGACCGTACTGGCGGCGGTGTCGACGGCGGGACGCGAGCTCAACGCGTTGGCGGCCAAGCACGTGGCCGACAAGTGGGGGTTGTGGCACTGGTTCACCCCGCACTACGACCGGCACTTCGAGCGGCTGCGCGCGGAACCGGTGCGGGTGCTGGAGATCGGCATCGGTGGCTACGGCGACCCCGACGTGGGAGGTGGCTCACTGCGGGTATGGCGTGACTACTTCCCGCGCGGCCACGTGTTCGGCATCGACTACTTCGCCAAGAACGGTCTGGACGAGGAGCGGATCACGACCATCCAGGGCAGCCAGGACGACTCGGAGTTCCTGCGGGCGCTGGCCGCCGAGCACGGGCCGTTCGACATCGTCATCGACGACGGCAGCCACATCAACGGCCACATCCTCACCACCTTCCGCGAACTGTTCCCGCACGTGCGCAACGGCGGGTTGTACGTCGTAGAGGACCTGTGGACGGCCTACGCACCCGGCTACGGCGGGCAGGCGACGTCATCGGCCGGCGAAGGCACGTCGATCGGCCTGCTCAAGTCCGTGGTGGACGCCCTGCACTACGAGGAGTGGACTTCTCCCGACGAGGGCGCCGACGCACCGTCCTACGCGGCATCCACCGTGGGGCTGCACGTGTACCGCAACATCGCGTTCCTCGAAAAGGGCGTCAACGCCGAGGGCCGCATCCCGTCGTTCGCACCGCGCACTGTCGACTACTACTAG
- a CDS encoding glycosyltransferase, which produces MRITLMSLGSRGDVQPFVALGEGLAKRGHDVLIASAESARSFIAGAGFAFAPLSDSIGGELFENSAVAEAIRLGGSVVDVARALPPETEDAAVRKHASMAAACDDADVVVTSPTTYTAALTGTKARWVAAAWTPNTPTRAFPAWGASEGVDNLTSYDVAHQAEWTIFRGALDRYRASRGLPPVGERSPLARLGHDVPVLYPVSPAVIPPPDDWPSRCHVTGYWFWDRPSWTPDPELDAFVDRHGAPVVATFGSLWPVHDQRRVLEVLAGAAARVGRGLVLVGGPSHDLPDHVHQAGESDYRALFPRAAAIVHHAGCGTTAATLRAGVPQVTVPMFADNGFWARRAAELGVAGAPLPLTALSTDSLAGALDSVLHDDVSRRAETVAAAMADDDGVAAACDVIEEER; this is translated from the coding sequence GTGCGGATCACCCTGATGTCGCTGGGGTCGCGAGGTGACGTGCAGCCGTTCGTCGCACTCGGTGAAGGCCTGGCGAAACGCGGGCACGACGTGCTCATCGCGTCGGCGGAGTCGGCGCGGTCGTTCATCGCGGGCGCGGGGTTCGCGTTCGCGCCCCTTTCCGACTCCATCGGCGGAGAACTGTTCGAGAACTCCGCCGTGGCGGAGGCCATCCGGCTTGGCGGGTCCGTGGTGGACGTCGCGCGGGCGCTGCCGCCGGAAACCGAGGACGCTGCGGTGCGCAAGCACGCGTCGATGGCCGCGGCGTGCGATGACGCGGACGTCGTGGTGACCTCTCCGACGACCTACACCGCGGCGCTGACCGGCACGAAGGCGCGGTGGGTGGCGGCCGCGTGGACCCCGAACACACCGACGCGCGCGTTCCCCGCATGGGGCGCGTCCGAGGGTGTGGACAACCTGACGAGCTATGACGTGGCGCACCAGGCGGAGTGGACGATCTTCCGGGGTGCGCTCGACCGCTACCGCGCCTCACGGGGCCTGCCGCCGGTCGGTGAGCGATCGCCCCTCGCAAGGCTGGGACACGACGTGCCTGTGCTCTACCCGGTCAGCCCCGCGGTCATCCCACCGCCGGATGACTGGCCATCTCGTTGCCACGTCACGGGGTACTGGTTCTGGGACCGTCCGTCGTGGACACCCGATCCGGAGCTCGATGCGTTTGTGGACCGGCACGGCGCGCCGGTCGTGGCGACGTTCGGCAGCCTCTGGCCGGTGCACGACCAGCGACGGGTGCTGGAGGTGCTGGCCGGGGCCGCCGCGCGCGTCGGGCGCGGCCTCGTGCTGGTCGGAGGGCCGTCGCACGACCTGCCCGACCACGTGCACCAGGCCGGGGAGTCCGACTACCGGGCGTTGTTCCCGCGTGCGGCGGCGATCGTGCACCACGCGGGCTGCGGCACGACGGCCGCGACGCTGCGCGCGGGTGTGCCGCAGGTGACGGTGCCGATGTTCGCGGACAACGGGTTCTGGGCGCGCCGCGCCGCTGAACTCGGTGTCGCCGGAGCGCCGCTGCCGCTGACCGCCCTGTCCACGGATTCCCTCGCCGGAGCGCTGGACTCGGTGCTCCACGACGACGTGTCCCGACGCGCCGAAACCGTCGCCGCCGCCATGGCCGATGACGACGGCGTGGCCGCGGCGTGCGATGTCATCGAGGAGGAAC
- the dpgB gene encoding enoyl-CoA-hydratase DpgB: protein MSGREAMTVPEVLVAGGEPPGSRLLAAIDAACAAAEDAAGRTPLVVRLGGEEAQPSRFAGVDVHLVNKWERALRRVERLGAVTIAVAEGACTGAALELLLCCDYRITSRSAVFGLPLIGSTPWPGMALHRLVDQIGLAGARRLALFGSRIDAAQAAALGLVDETADDVAAALVEVLVRCDGVAGAEAAVRRRLLLDAASTPFEEALGVHLAACDRTLRHERGETPAEPFPQW from the coding sequence ATGAGCGGACGCGAGGCGATGACCGTGCCCGAGGTGCTGGTGGCCGGTGGCGAGCCGCCCGGCAGTCGGTTGCTCGCGGCGATCGACGCCGCGTGCGCCGCGGCCGAGGACGCGGCCGGCAGGACACCGCTGGTGGTGCGACTCGGTGGAGAGGAGGCGCAGCCGTCCCGTTTCGCCGGCGTGGACGTGCATCTGGTCAACAAGTGGGAGCGGGCGCTGCGGCGGGTGGAACGGCTCGGCGCGGTGACCATCGCGGTCGCCGAGGGCGCGTGCACCGGAGCGGCACTGGAACTACTGCTGTGCTGCGACTACCGCATCACTTCGCGCTCTGCGGTGTTCGGACTGCCGCTGATCGGCTCCACGCCGTGGCCCGGCATGGCGCTGCACCGACTCGTGGACCAGATCGGGTTGGCGGGAGCGCGCCGCCTGGCGCTGTTCGGGAGTCGGATCGACGCGGCACAGGCCGCGGCGCTGGGTCTGGTGGACGAGACCGCCGACGACGTGGCCGCGGCGCTGGTCGAGGTGCTGGTGCGCTGCGACGGCGTGGCCGGCGCGGAGGCGGCGGTGCGCAGGCGGCTGCTGCTGGACGCGGCGTCCACCCCGTTCGAGGAGGCGTTGGGCGTCCACCTGGCCGCGTGTGACCGAACCCTGCGGCACGAACGGGGCGAGACCCCGGCCGAGCCATTCCCCCAGTGGTGA